The Brachyspira aalborgi genome has a segment encoding these proteins:
- a CDS encoding bifunctional metallophosphatase/5'-nucleotidase, with protein MRKGFLLMFNFLFSLLSLFSCKPKGEINFTIVETTDIHGMIFPYNFITDREENTSMAHISSYIKKLKSEGKTVLLLDNGDTLQGQPTVYYYNFIATNKKHIWAEVLNYMNYDIITMGNHDIEAGHTVYDKIVKEIKAPVIVANLINEKTKEPYFKPYSIIKKSGIKIAVLGMIEPAIERQLPKILYEGIIAEDMIECAKKWIKIIKEKEKPDLIIGLFHSGVNYTEDKEKYKNENASQLVAQEVDGFDIIFVGHDHQGWSGKGYDEITKQKTKDVKSPSDKIVPIYGGVNAARLIASVDVRMIYDKEIKKWNIDFNGELIEPSKFEADKEFLNRFNDYKDEIKIWVERDIGELNTKLTSDEAIFGDSYFLSFIHNLQFEIAKKELGEKADISFAAPLSKDAVLNIGKVKVRDMFNLYPYENFFYVMRLTGKQIKYIMEYSYCRQFNRMTNINEHLIYFKRDASGNLIFNNRYNSYDTLTQTYNYESFGGLNYIVDVRKGYGERVNIISMSDGSNFDLNKEYKIAINSYRGSGGGGHLTQGAKIDLKTLQNMDLVIKSTDKDLRFYMMKWFEEQTNSIMVEKLNNWKVIPEDYLKAGRERDYKLLYPNKVGL; from the coding sequence ATGAGAAAAGGTTTTTTATTAATGTTTAACTTTTTATTTAGTTTATTATCTTTATTTTCATGCAAGCCGAAAGGCGAGATTAATTTTACTATAGTCGAAACTACCGATATTCATGGAATGATTTTTCCATATAATTTTATTACAGACAGAGAAGAAAATACTTCAATGGCTCATATTTCTTCGTATATTAAAAAATTGAAAAGCGAAGGAAAAACGGTTTTACTGCTTGATAACGGCGATACTCTTCAAGGACAGCCTACGGTTTATTATTATAATTTTATCGCTACAAATAAAAAACATATTTGGGCTGAAGTTTTAAATTATATGAATTATGATATTATAACTATGGGAAATCATGATATTGAGGCGGGGCATACAGTTTACGATAAAATTGTCAAAGAAATTAAAGCGCCTGTTATTGTCGCTAATTTAATAAACGAAAAAACTAAAGAGCCTTATTTTAAGCCTTATTCGATTATAAAGAAAAGCGGAATAAAAATTGCAGTTTTAGGGATGATTGAGCCTGCGATAGAAAGACAACTTCCAAAAATTTTATACGAAGGAATAATAGCTGAAGATATGATTGAATGCGCTAAAAAATGGATAAAGATTATAAAAGAAAAAGAAAAACCCGATTTAATTATAGGGCTTTTTCATTCGGGAGTAAATTATACGGAAGATAAAGAAAAATATAAAAATGAAAATGCAAGTCAATTGGTAGCTCAAGAAGTTGACGGTTTCGATATAATATTTGTAGGGCATGACCATCAAGGATGGAGTGGCAAAGGTTACGATGAAATTACAAAACAAAAAACTAAAGATGTTAAAAGTCCGAGCGATAAAATTGTTCCGATATACGGAGGAGTAAACGCGGCAAGATTAATCGCTTCGGTAGATGTTAGAATGATTTACGATAAAGAAATTAAAAAATGGAATATTGATTTTAATGGAGAATTAATAGAACCTTCAAAATTTGAAGCGGATAAAGAATTTTTAAATAGATTTAATGATTATAAAGACGAAATTAAAATTTGGGTTGAAAGAGATATTGGAGAGTTAAATACAAAATTAACTTCAGACGAAGCTATATTTGGAGACAGTTATTTTTTAAGTTTTATTCATAATTTGCAATTTGAAATAGCTAAAAAAGAACTTGGAGAGAAAGCGGATATTTCTTTTGCAGCGCCTTTAAGCAAAGACGCCGTTTTGAATATTGGAAAAGTTAAAGTTAGAGATATGTTTAATTTGTATCCTTATGAAAATTTCTTTTATGTAATGAGACTTACAGGAAAGCAAATAAAATATATTATGGAATATTCTTATTGCAGACAATTTAATCGCATGACGAATATTAACGAACATTTGATATATTTTAAAAGAGACGCAAGCGGAAATTTGATTTTTAATAATAGATATAATTCTTACGATACTTTAACTCAAACTTATAATTATGAAAGCTTTGGAGGATTAAATTATATTGTCGATGTTAGAAAAGGTTATGGCGAGAGAGTAAATATAATTTCTATGTCTGACGGTTCTAATTTTGATTTGAATAAAGAATATAAAATAGCTATTAATTCCTATAGAGGAAGCGGAGGCGGAGGACATTTGACGCAAGGAGCTAAAATAGATTTGAAAACTTTGCAAAATATGGATTTGGTAATTAAATCTACCGATAAAGATTTAAGATTTTATATGATGAAATGGTTTGAAGAGCAAACTAATAGTATAATGGTTGAAAAATTGAATAATTGGAAAGTTATTCCCGAAGATTATCTTAAAGCGGGACGCGAAAGAGATTATAAATTATTATATCCCAATAAAGTAGGATTATGA
- the rarD gene encoding EamA family transporter RarD, with protein MNNNKSIALALLAYILWGLLPIYWKTVQNFNSAFVLGIRVITTFIFTLIIIIYKKPKLNRGKKALLQTIIAGILVGINWFLYIYTVNSGNVLEAGLAYYICPILSIFIGIVFFREKKKPLEYLAIILMFTGMIYQTITLGKFPIMAFCIALTFSIYGILKKFTVYSAWESLFLETFAIIIPSIIIAKIYFPQHPQPISKWIALMFSGIATGIPLYLFAKAAKGLQISMLGFLQFLVPFMATILAIFVYKEEININRAITLCIIISASIIYSISIFKNSHTNNSKN; from the coding sequence ATGAATAATAATAAATCTATAGCGCTTGCTTTATTAGCTTATATTCTATGGGGACTTTTGCCTATATATTGGAAAACGGTTCAAAATTTTAATTCCGCTTTCGTTTTGGGAATTAGAGTTATAACGACTTTTATATTTACTTTGATAATAATAATTTATAAAAAGCCAAAATTAAACAGAGGGAAAAAAGCGTTATTACAAACTATAATCGCGGGAATTCTTGTTGGCATTAATTGGTTTTTATATATTTATACCGTAAATTCGGGAAATGTTTTGGAGGCTGGACTTGCGTATTATATATGTCCGATATTAAGTATTTTTATAGGAATAGTATTTTTTAGAGAGAAGAAAAAACCTTTGGAATATTTGGCTATAATTTTAATGTTTACGGGAATGATTTATCAGACAATAACATTAGGCAAATTTCCGATTATGGCTTTTTGTATAGCTTTAACTTTTTCAATTTACGGAATACTTAAAAAATTTACGGTTTATTCTGCTTGGGAGAGTTTATTTTTAGAGACTTTTGCAATAATAATTCCTTCTATAATAATCGCTAAAATTTATTTTCCGCAACATCCTCAACCGATTTCAAAATGGATAGCTTTAATGTTTTCTGGCATTGCTACGGGAATTCCTCTATACTTATTTGCAAAAGCCGCTAAAGGACTTCAAATTTCTATGCTTGGATTTTTGCAATTTTTAGTTCCGTTTATGGCTACTATTCTTGCAATATTCGTTTACAAAGAAGAAATTAATATTAATAGAGCGATAACTTTATGCATTATAATATCCGCTTCAATTATTTATTCTATATCGATATTTAAAAATTCGCATACTAATAATAGTAAAAATTAA
- a CDS encoding lysophospholipid acyltransferase family protein has protein sequence MIFTIFYILINIIFTILNFIAVFVLYIFVRPFSKKKSIIISHSIAKFWGRSLMKMAFIKFDLENKENYDLKKVYLLTPNHQSAFDIFCSFCIFKGLYAFVSKDTYGKVPMVGLGMKLANYIFVKRGTVGAVKSIEDIKERLNNKTSIVLYPEGTRSKTGEINMPKRGILKVADKCPDIPILPVVIYGTKDIMKARSFKINPFRKIKVRFLKPFYFKDIEGDENTKLKYWHDIMTKNYNELKNKDNNE, from the coding sequence ATGATTTTTACGATTTTTTATATTTTAATAAATATTATATTTACCATATTAAATTTTATAGCGGTATTTGTTTTATATATTTTTGTCCGTCCTTTTAGCAAAAAAAAATCTATAATAATAAGTCATTCGATTGCAAAATTTTGGGGAAGAAGTTTAATGAAAATGGCTTTTATAAAATTTGATTTGGAAAATAAAGAAAATTACGATTTGAAAAAAGTTTATTTGCTAACTCCAAATCATCAAAGCGCTTTTGATATATTCTGCAGTTTCTGTATATTCAAAGGTTTATACGCTTTCGTTTCAAAAGACACTTACGGAAAAGTTCCAATGGTTGGTTTGGGAATGAAACTTGCAAATTATATATTCGTTAAAAGAGGAACTGTAGGAGCCGTAAAATCGATAGAAGATATTAAAGAGAGATTAAATAATAAAACTAGCATTGTTCTATATCCTGAAGGCACAAGAAGTAAAACGGGAGAGATAAATATGCCAAAAAGAGGAATTTTAAAAGTAGCCGATAAATGTCCCGATATTCCAATTTTGCCCGTAGTTATATACGGAACTAAAGATATAATGAAAGCGAGGAGTTTTAAAATAAATCCTTTTAGAAAAATTAAAGTAAGATTTTTAAAACCTTTTTATTTTAAAGATATCGAAGGAGATGAAAATACTAAATTAAAATATTGGCATGATATTATGACAAAAAATTATAATGAATTAAAAAATAAGGATAATAATGAATAA